Proteins encoded within one genomic window of Corynebacterium aurimucosum:
- the murJ gene encoding murein biosynthesis integral membrane protein MurJ has product MTHEPMSGARRRIVTPSPPAPVPEKRAPSGVVAVDDELEDRSGLKGKSASAPSESGGEKNSDGAVVRATGSMAIATLISRITGFIRNVLIGSSLGPAISSAFTTANQLPNLITEIVLGAVLTSLVVPVLVRAEKEDADRGEDFVRRLFTLAFSLLATITVLSCIFAPQLTRMMLPEDGEVNAVQATSFAYLLLPQIFFYGLFALFQAVLNTKNIFGPGAWAPVVNNIISISVLVAYQLVPGSLHPDAPSPITDRHVLLLALGTTAGVVVQCLILFPYLKKAGINLKPLWGLDDRLKQFGGMAMAIVAYVAISQLGYVITSRVAAHADEGAPFTYQQAWLLLQVPYGVIGVTLLTAIMPRLSRNAADGDVKAVVRDLTLGTKLTFIALIPIVIFMTGFGIPIARGLFQYGAFDADAAELLGLTLSFSAFTLIPYALVLLHLRVFYAREEAWTPTFIIAGITLTKVVLSLLAPHVADSPERVVILLGTANGFGFVAGAVIGGFLLKRKLGSLGGRAVIATTVWSVLASIVGLVVAYAFNYGINFVLPAEVPPFVYLLKLAVVGLVFVIVTGIVLSRSGLPEVINLGRQLQRIPGMSRFIKIEHAEAIEVEAPEQLEFQPIFSVDAFNSSPVPPPMSAGIVRGPRLVPGAPVSDGRFRLLKDYGSAAGTRFWKAREQATGRVVSLTFVDTTGEAPMAPATPAVAARRSAEVSRATRRLAEMELDAVAENIDILSYRQGCLVVADWVEGTSLKTVSEDEDLDPRAVAHALVPLVRTTAAAHAADLVLGIENRNRIRISTEGIATLAFPAVLHSNDEETDRSALASAISLLVDSTSPTPEVLQEIAADAEEGQDSDLEDIAHRLAVFAGDGEDGEETLQVPVEETPRKEDPSPAPGFGGRGYSGSGIIVLGVLATLFVVAMAALSVWILSQVGNEKTSPVVTKSESTTETTFPNVPPVILKDVKTTSVPEGKEVSGSWSTKKADTGLLLSVDKPTQLRALPLQQSKSTGAKYEVYGVNTKDFDPTDPDSGKLTELAHGTLTSARQDIELKEKPVAFDGALIVFTDMPKSGSVTLKEATLVGIPTN; this is encoded by the coding sequence ATGACACATGAACCTATGTCTGGTGCCCGTCGACGCATTGTCACGCCCTCGCCGCCGGCACCGGTCCCGGAAAAGCGCGCGCCGAGCGGCGTCGTTGCTGTCGACGACGAACTCGAGGACCGTTCGGGACTGAAGGGCAAGTCTGCCTCGGCCCCGAGTGAGTCCGGCGGCGAAAAGAACTCCGACGGCGCCGTCGTCCGCGCCACCGGTTCCATGGCTATCGCCACGTTGATTTCCCGCATCACGGGATTCATTCGCAACGTGCTCATCGGCTCGTCGCTTGGCCCGGCGATTTCCTCCGCCTTTACCACGGCGAACCAGCTGCCCAACCTCATCACGGAGATTGTGCTGGGTGCGGTGCTGACCTCACTCGTGGTTCCGGTGCTGGTGCGCGCGGAAAAGGAAGATGCCGACCGCGGCGAGGACTTTGTCCGGCGCCTCTTCACACTGGCCTTCTCCCTGTTGGCCACGATCACGGTGCTTTCCTGTATTTTTGCCCCGCAGTTAACGCGCATGATGTTGCCGGAAGACGGCGAGGTCAATGCCGTGCAGGCGACCTCCTTTGCCTACTTGCTGCTGCCACAGATCTTCTTCTACGGACTCTTCGCGCTCTTCCAAGCGGTGCTCAACACCAAGAATATTTTTGGGCCGGGCGCGTGGGCACCGGTGGTCAATAACATCATCTCGATTTCGGTGCTCGTGGCCTACCAGCTGGTGCCGGGCAGTCTGCATCCCGATGCACCCTCGCCGATCACGGACAGGCACGTGCTGCTCCTAGCCCTAGGCACCACGGCGGGCGTGGTCGTGCAATGCCTCATCCTCTTCCCTTATCTCAAGAAGGCAGGCATTAACCTCAAGCCGCTGTGGGGCCTGGATGACCGCCTCAAGCAATTCGGTGGGATGGCCATGGCAATTGTGGCCTATGTGGCGATTTCCCAGTTGGGTTACGTCATCACCTCCCGCGTGGCGGCGCATGCGGATGAAGGCGCGCCCTTTACCTACCAGCAGGCCTGGCTGCTTCTGCAGGTGCCCTATGGCGTCATCGGCGTCACGCTACTCACCGCAATTATGCCGCGTCTGTCCCGCAACGCCGCGGACGGTGACGTCAAGGCCGTGGTTCGGGATCTCACGCTCGGCACGAAGCTGACGTTTATCGCCCTGATTCCGATCGTCATCTTCATGACGGGCTTCGGTATCCCGATTGCCCGCGGCCTCTTCCAATACGGAGCCTTCGACGCCGACGCGGCCGAGCTGCTCGGCCTCACACTGAGCTTCTCCGCCTTTACCCTCATCCCCTACGCCCTCGTGTTGCTGCACCTGCGCGTGTTTTACGCCCGCGAGGAAGCGTGGACACCCACCTTCATCATCGCCGGCATCACGCTGACCAAGGTGGTGCTCTCCCTGTTGGCCCCACACGTTGCGGACTCCCCGGAGCGCGTGGTCATCCTGCTGGGTACTGCCAACGGCTTCGGCTTCGTGGCCGGCGCGGTGATCGGCGGCTTCCTGCTCAAGCGCAAGCTGGGTAGCCTGGGCGGCCGCGCGGTTATCGCGACCACCGTGTGGTCGGTGCTGGCCTCCATCGTTGGCCTAGTCGTTGCTTACGCCTTCAACTACGGCATCAACTTCGTGCTCCCGGCCGAGGTTCCGCCGTTTGTGTACCTGCTCAAGCTCGCCGTCGTGGGCCTGGTCTTCGTGATCGTGACCGGCATCGTGCTCTCGCGTTCGGGCCTGCCGGAAGTCATCAACCTGGGCCGCCAGCTGCAGCGCATTCCGGGCATGTCCCGCTTCATCAAGATCGAGCATGCAGAAGCTATCGAGGTCGAAGCCCCGGAGCAGCTGGAGTTCCAGCCCATCTTCAGCGTGGACGCCTTCAACTCTTCGCCGGTGCCGCCGCCGATGTCTGCCGGTATCGTCCGTGGTCCGCGCCTGGTGCCGGGTGCGCCGGTCTCCGATGGCCGCTTCCGCCTCCTCAAAGACTATGGCTCTGCCGCGGGTACCCGCTTCTGGAAGGCGCGCGAGCAGGCCACCGGCCGCGTGGTGTCGCTGACCTTCGTGGACACCACAGGCGAAGCCCCGATGGCGCCGGCGACCCCGGCCGTGGCCGCCCGCCGCTCCGCCGAGGTCTCCCGCGCCACGCGCCGCCTAGCGGAGATGGAACTGGATGCCGTGGCGGAGAACATCGATATCCTGTCCTACCGCCAGGGCTGCCTCGTCGTGGCGGACTGGGTAGAGGGCACCTCGTTGAAGACAGTGTCGGAGGATGAGGACCTCGATCCGCGCGCCGTGGCCCACGCCTTGGTACCGCTGGTGCGCACCACAGCCGCGGCCCATGCGGCGGACCTCGTGCTGGGCATTGAAAACCGCAACCGCATCCGCATCTCTACCGAAGGTATTGCCACGCTGGCCTTCCCCGCGGTGCTGCACAGCAACGATGAGGAAACTGACCGCTCGGCGTTGGCCTCCGCAATCTCTCTCCTGGTGGACTCCACTAGCCCAACACCGGAGGTGCTACAGGAGATCGCTGCCGACGCCGAAGAGGGCCAGGACTCCGATCTCGAGGACATCGCCCACCGCTTGGCGGTCTTCGCCGGCGACGGCGAGGACGGCGAGGAAACCCTCCAGGTACCGGTGGAGGAGACCCCGCGCAAGGAGGACCCGAGCCCTGCACCGGGCTTCGGCGGCCGCGGTTATTCTGGCTCCGGGATCATCGTGCTCGGTGTGCTGGCTACCCTCTTCGTCGTGGCGATGGCCGCACTCAGCGTGTGGATTCTCTCCCAGGTAGGTAATGAGAAAACTTCCCCCGTGGTGACGAAGAGCGAATCCACGACGGAAACGACCTTCCCCAACGTGCCGCCGGTGATCCTGAAAGACGTAAAGACCACCTCCGTTCCGGAGGGCAAGGAAGTATCTGGTTCATGGTCCACGAAAAAGGCAGACACTGGACTCCTGCTCAGCGTTGACAAGCCCACGCAACTCCGCGCGCTACCGCTTCAGCAGAGCAAGTCCACGGGCGCCAAGTACGAGGTCTATGGCGTTAATACCAAGGATTTTGACCCCACGGATCCTGACTCCGGCAAGCTGACCGAGCTCGCACACGGCACCTTGACGAGCGCACGCCAGGACATCGAGCTCAAGGAGAAGCCCGTGGCCTTCGACGGCGCCCTCATCGTTTTCACCGACATGCCCAAGTCCGGCTCCGTCACACTGAAGGAGGCCACCCTGGTGGGTATCCCGACTAACTAA